The Lycium barbarum isolate Lr01 chromosome 12, ASM1917538v2, whole genome shotgun sequence genome includes a region encoding these proteins:
- the LOC132621731 gene encoding uncharacterized protein LOC132621731 yields MTTPIVQIEGDIDIDIDIDNIDDLNPFTMILPQDIQENDTNHATPQHQQQQLYFLQSINSNIIIRQLPSQGLSFQLWPAATILVTLLDNNNRNGSTPFSNLFKRQENGVSLPLRILELGSGTGVVGIAAAAILGAKVIVTDLPHVLPNIQFNVDGNSKVLEQQNGVVDVAALSWGESKDMETVGRDYDLIFGSDVVYHDHLYDPLIKTLRFFLLGGGKKIAFVMAHLRRWKKESVFFKRAKKLFDVKIIHTEPPSNGSRIGVVVYLFTGKR; encoded by the coding sequence ATGACTACTCCAATTGTTCAAATCGAAGGAGATATTGACATAGACATAGACATAGACAACATAGACGACCTCAATCCCTTCACTATGATTCTCCCACAAGATATTCAAGAAAATGACACGAATCATGCAACTCCacagcatcaacaacaacaactctaTTTCCTCCAATCCATTAACTCCAACATTATCATCAGGCAACTCCCATCTCAAGGCCTTTCTTTCCAGCTCTGGCCTGCAGCCACTATTCTTGTAACTCTCCTTGACAACAACAACCGTAACGGATCAACTCCGTTTTCCAACTTATTCAAACGTCAAGAAAATGGGGTTTCACTACCCCTTCGTATTCTTGAACTTGGTTCAGGTACAGGTGTTGTTGGAATAGCTGCTGCAGCAATTCTTGGTGCTAAGGTTATTGTCACTGACCTTCCTCATGTTCTGCCTAATATACAGTTCAATGTTGATGGGAATTCCAAGGTTTTGGAACAGCAGAATGGGGTTGTTGACGTTGCGGCGCTCAGCTGGGGGGAGAGCAAGGATATGGAGACTGTTGGTAGAGATTATGACCTAATTTTTGGATCCGATGTGGTGTACCATGATCACCTATATGATCCTTTGATTAAGACATTGAGGTTCTTCTTGTTAGGGGGTGGAAAGAAGATAGCTTTTGTGATGGCTCATTTGAGAAGATGGAAGAAGGAATCTGTTTTCTTTAAGAGAGCTAAGAAGCTTTTTGATGTCAAAATCATACATACAGAGCCTCCGTCTAATGGGTCTAGGATTGGGGTGGTTGTGTACCTTTTCACTGGGAAAAGATAG